From a single Solanum dulcamara chromosome 4, daSolDulc1.2, whole genome shotgun sequence genomic region:
- the LOC129887044 gene encoding tubulin-folding cofactor A isoform X2: MATIRNLKIKTSTCKRILKELHSYEKEVEREAAKTADMKEKGADPYDLKQQENVLAESRMMVPDCRKRLEGALEDLKGTLIFTVLSNSRISTWHHLDQINPIIIM; encoded by the exons ATGGCTACAATCAGAAATCTGAAAATCAAGACATCTACTTGCAAACGCATACTGAAGGAGCTCCATTCCTATGAGAAAGAGGTTGAGAGAGAAGCTGCTAAGACTGCTGATATGAAGGAGAAAGGTGCCGATCCCTATGACCTCAAACAACAG GAAAATGTGCTGGCTGAATCCAGAATGATGGTCCCTGATTGTCGCAAGCGCCTGGAAGGAGCACTAGAGGATCTTAAAGGAACTTTG ATCTTCACTGTGCTATCCAACTCGAGGATCAGTACGTGGCACCATCTGGATCAAATTAACCCAATCATCATTATGTAG
- the LOC129884129 gene encoding uncharacterized mitochondrial protein AtMg00810-like, translating into MVTVRSIVAVSAVKHWPIFQRDVHNAFLQSDLLKEVYLEVSAGFASQRGKHVICKLHKFLYDDLLITESNTDLILQTKNDLKLKFKMKDLGVLEFFLGIEFARSEKGIVMSQSKYALELISDLGLSGTKPFSTPLETNLKLTSTEYDAFLNDVKRESPKSEYMPLTNPTQYQRLVEKLLYLTMTRINIAYVVQVLSQFMHNPKQSHRDAALRVVKYIKQAPGLALLMPSDGSRKLKAYCDSDWGGCLQNRRSVTRYLVKFGNVVVSWKSKKQETVARSFAEAEFKSMASVVA; encoded by the exons ATGGTGACTGTGAGATCTATAGTAGCTGTGTCAGCAGTCAAACATTGGCCTATTTTTCAGAGGGATGTCCATAATGCATTCCTGCAAAGTGACTTATTGAAAGAGGTTTATTTAGAGGTTTCTGCTGGGTTTGCTAGCCAGAGAGGGAAACATGTTATCTGCAAACTCCATAAGTTCCTCTATG ATGATTTGCTCATCACAGAAAGTAATACAGATCTGATCCTACAAACCAAAAATGATCTTAagctaaaatttaaaatgaaagaccttggggTGCTAGAGTTCTTTCTAGGAATTGAATTTGCTAGATCAGAGAAGGGTATAGTCATGAGTCAAAGTAAATATGCATTAGAATTAATTAGTGATCTGGGATTGAGTGGTACTAAACCATTCAGCACACCACTGGAGACTAACTTGAAGCTTACTTCCACTGAATATGATGCATTCCTCAATGATGTTAAGAGAGAGAGTCCTAAGAGTGAATACATGCCCCTTACTAATCCCACTCAGTATCAAAGGTTGGTAGAAAAGTTGTTATATCTCACTATGACTAGAATTAATATTGCATATGTAGTACAAGTGTTGAGCCAATTCATGCATAATCCCAAGCAATCTCATAGGGATGCTGCCCTGAGGGTTGTGAAGTACATCAAGCAAGCACCAGGTCTTGCCCTCTTAATGCCTTCAGATGGCTCAAGAAAGCTTAAAGCTTATTGTGACTCTGACTGGGGTGGCTGCCTGCAGAATAGAAGGTCAGTCACAAGATACTTAGTGAAGTTTGGTAATGTTGTGGTGTCCTGGAAGTCTAAGAAGCAGGAGACAGTGGCCAGAAGCTTTGCTGAAGCAGAATTCAAGAGTATGGCTTCTGTAGTAGCTTAG
- the LOC129887044 gene encoding tubulin-folding cofactor A isoform X1: MATIRNLKIKTSTCKRILKELHSYEKEVEREAAKTADMKEKGADPYDLKQQENVLAESRMMVPDCRKRLEGALEDLKGTLVELEETDEKQGPEFEEARNIIADVEKLFESSEV, translated from the exons ATGGCTACAATCAGAAATCTGAAAATCAAGACATCTACTTGCAAACGCATACTGAAGGAGCTCCATTCCTATGAGAAAGAGGTTGAGAGAGAAGCTGCTAAGACTGCTGATATGAAGGAGAAAGGTGCCGATCCCTATGACCTCAAACAACAG GAAAATGTGCTGGCTGAATCCAGAATGATGGTCCCTGATTGTCGCAAGCGCCTGGAAGGAGCACTAGAGGATCTTAAAGGAACTTTG GTTGAGTTAGAGGAGACAGACGAAAAACAAGGCCCTGAATTTGAAGAAGCTCGAAACATAATAGCGGATGTTGAGAAGTTGTTTGAATCTTCTGAAGTTTAA